From the Streptomonospora nanhaiensis genome, the window GGGCCCGGCCGTGGAGGCGCTGCGGGAGCTGCCGATCACGGTGGCCAACGGCGAGATCACGCTGGACGAGGACGCCCCCGCGCGCTGATCCGGGCGGCGCCGCGGGGTCCGCCCGCGCCGCCCGGAGCACCCGGCCCTACTCGCCGTCGGAGCCGTCCTCGGCCGGGCGGGTGTCGGTCTCCGAACCGCTCGACCCCTTGACGGCCAGCGCGCCGTCGGGGCCGGGGGAGCCCGCGCGGTGGCCGTCGCGGCCGGTGCGGGAGCGGTAGGCCGACTCCGTGTAGACCGCGGCGAAGGGCAGTTCCTCGTCGCCGGGCATGATGAACTCGGTGCGGCGGCGGGGGAGCGCTTCGGGGAAGTTCTCGTTGATGTAGGTGATCAGGTGCTCGCGCAGGTCGCAGCACAGGTCCCAGCGGGCGTCGGAGTCGGCGGTGGTGACCACCGCGCGCAGCTGCACCAGGCCGCCCTCCAGGATGTCGGTGGCCTGCAGCGACCAGCGGCGGCCGTCCCACAGGGGGTGGTGGGAGACGTACTCGCCGACCTCCTCGCGGATCTTGTCGATCGGCACGGCCCAGTCGACCTGCAGCATCACCCAGCCGGTGATGGAGGCGCCCTGCTTGGTCCAGTTCTCGAAGGGGTTGGTCGTGAAGTGGGAGACGGGCACGACCAGGCGGCGCTCGTCCCACATCCGCAGGGTGACGGTGGTCAGGCTCAGCTCCTCGACCCGACCCCACTCGCCCTGGAAGACGACGATGTCGTTGAGGCGCAGGGCGTCGCTGAAGGCCAATTGGAGGCCGGCGAACACGTTGCCCAGGGTGGACTGCGCGGCGATACCGGCGACGACCGACAGCAGGCCGGCCGAGGCGAGGAGCCCGGCGCCCAGGCCCTGCACGGCGGGGAACGTGAACAGGATCGCGGCGACGGCCAGGATGCCGATGACGGTGGCGGCCACCCGCCGCAGCAGCCGGACCTGGGTCTGCAGGCGCCGCGAGCGGTGGTCGTCGTCGGCGTTCTTGACCGCGAGCCGGTCCAGGACGGTGTCGGTGATGGCGTAGGCGATACCGAGGGCGAACCACGTCAGGGTGGCGATCAGCAGGATCGTCATGGCGTGGTCGATGACGGGGAAGAGGGAGCGGTCCTCCATCTCGCGCCGCGTGGGCAGGGCGACGTTGACTCCGATGACCGCCGCGGCCGCGTAGGCGGAGTAGCGGCAGTGCCTCACCAGCGGGCCGGCCAGGGGTGAGACCTTGGAGAGCTGGTGGGTGAGCAGCCAGTGCGCCACCGTGACCACGAGCACGGAGACCAGGACGGCCACGCCGAGCCCGATCCACTGTGCGACATCCACGGAAACTGTCCCCTTCGCTCTAGGGAAATTCGGTCGATACCCGCCTAACCTAGGGCATGTGTATGCTGAATCGTGACATTCGGAACATGAGACTGCGCACGCGGCGGGATCGCGTGGAACCGCGATCCAGCTTAGACGGCGGCGGTCCGGCGCGCCGGGGACCAACGGCCGCACCGGCCGCGGCCGCCGCGGCGGCGCCCGGTCCTGGCGGCCCGGCCGGGTTTTCCCCAGGCGGCCCGACGAGTGGCCGAGCACCCCCGCCGCCCACCACAATGGAGCCATGGCAGCGCAATCCCACCTCCGGCCCCGCCCTGGATCGATCCCCACCTCACCCGGTGTGTACCGCTTCCGCGACTCCCACGGCCGGGTCATCTACGTGGGCAAGGCCAAGAACCTCCGCGCTCGCCTGTCCTCCTACTTCCAGGACTTCGCCGGGCTGCACCCGCGCACCCAGTCCATGGTCTCCACCGCCGCCGACGTCGACTGGACCGTCGTCGGCACCGAGGTCGAGGCCCTGCAGTTGGAGTACTCCTGGATCAAGGAGTACGACCCCCGCTTCAACGTCAAGTACCGCGACGACAAGAGCTACCCCTACCTCGCCGTCACCATGGACGAGGAGTTCCCGCGCGTGCAGGTCATGCGCGGCGCCAAGCGCAAGGGGGTGCGCTACTTCGGCCCCTACGGCCACGCCTGGGCCATCCGCGAGACCGTCGACCTCCTGCTGCGGGTCTTCCCGGTGCGCACCTGCTCGGCCGGGGTGTTCCGCAGCGCCCGCAACAGCGGGCGGCCCTGCCTGCTGGGCTACATCGGCAAGTGCGCCGCCCCGTGCGTGGGCCGCGTCGACCCCGAGGAGCACCGCCACCTGGCCGAGGACTTCTGCTCCTTCATGGCCGGCGACACCAGCCGGTTCATCCGCCGCCTGGAGCAGAGCATGCGCGAGGCCGCCGCCGAGCAGGAGTACGAGCGCGCCGCCCGCATCCGCGACGACATCCAGGCGCTGCGCACCGCGCTGGAGAAGCAGGCCGTGGTGCTGGGCGACTCCACCGACTGCGACGTCATCGCCATCGCCGAGGACCAGTTGGAGGCCGCCGCGCAGGTCTTCTACGTGCGCGGCGGGCGCATCCGGGGCCAGCGCGGCTGGGTCGTCGACAAGGTCGAGGACGTCACCACCGGCGAACTCGTGGAGCGCTTCCTCGCCCAGACCTACGGTAGCGGCGACACTTCCGGCGCCCCCGCCCCCCGCGGCGGCTCGCCCGAGGGCGGCGACACCGCGGCCATCCCGCGCGAGGTCCTGGTCTCGGCGCCCCCGGCCGACCGCGACGCCGTGGTCGCCTGGCTCACCGAGCGGCGCGGCGCCGCCGTCGACCTCCGGGTCCCCCAGCGCGGCGACAAGAAGGCCCTGCTGGAGACCGTCGCCAAGAACGCCGAACAGGCCCTGGCCCGGCACAAGACCCAGCGGGCCGGCGACCTCACCACCCGCAGCCGCGCGCTCAGCGAGATCCAGGACGCCCTGGGCCTTGACGAAGCCCCGCTGCGCATCGAGTGCTTCGACATCTCCAACCTCATGGGCGAACACGTGGTGGCGTCCATGGTGGTGTTCGAGGACGGCCTGGCGCGCAAGTCCGAGTACCGCCGGTTCAGCATCCGGGGCGCGGCCGGCGGCGTCGGCGGCGACTCCGCGCGGCGCTCGGAGCAGAACGACGTCGCGGCCATGCACGAGGTCATCAAGCGCCGCTTCAGCCGCTACCTGGAGGAGAGCAGCCGCACCGGCGAACTCGACCGCATGGGCGCCGAACTCGGCGCCGACGCCGGTTCCGGCGGCTCCGCCCCCGGCGACACCGCCCCCGGCGGCGCCGGTCCGGCGGCGCCCGGGGCACCGGACCCCGCACGCCCCGGCGAGGGCCCCGCGGCCGGGGCCGAGGCCGCGGGCGGCGCCCCGGCGCGCCCCGCCGCCGAGGCGCCCGCCAAGTTCGCCTACCCCCCTAACCTGGTGGTGGTCGACGGCGGTCGGCCCCAGGTGCAGGCGGCGCGGCGCGCGCTCGACGAACTGGGCATCGACGACATCGCGGTGTGCGGGCTCGCCAAACGGCTGGAAGAGGTGTGGCTCCCCGACGACGAGGACCCGGTGATCCTGCCCCGCACAGGCGAGGGCCTGTACCTCCTGCAGCGCGTGCGCGACGAGGCCCACCGGTTCGCCATCACCTACCACCGGCAGAAGCGGGCCAAGGCGCTCACCGGCAGCGCGCTGGACGACGTCCCGGGCCTGGGGCCCGCGCGGCGCACGGCACTGCTCAAGCACTTCGGCTCGGTCAAGAGACTGGCCGCGGCCACCGAGGAGGAGATCGCGCAGGTGCCCGGTATCGGCAAGACCACGGCGGGGGTCATCCACGCGCGGCTCTCGGGCGAGGAAGGAAACCATGACAGGGGCGGCGTCGGCACGGTCGAACGCGGCACGGCGGACGGGAACGGACAACACCATGGGGGATGACCAGACGCCGGCCGGCGACCTCAGCGGGGAACTCCCGCCCGAGATCGTCATCGTCACCGGAATGTCGGGCGCGGGCCGCAGCACCGCGGCGCGGGCGCTGGAGGACCTGGACTGGTTCGTCGTCGACAACCTGCCGCCGGGGCTGCTGCCCACGATGATCGACCTGGCCGGACGCACCCAGGGCGCGGTGCCGCGGGTGGCGGCGGTCGTCGACGTCCGCAGCATGGCCTTCACCGAGGACCTGCTCTCCACGGTCGAGGAGCTGCGCAGACGCGGCATCGCGGCGCGGGTGGTGTTCCTTGAGGCGGGCGACGACACCCTGGTCCGCCGCTTCGAGAGCGTGCGCCGCCCGCACCCGCTACAGGGCGACGGCCGGCTCACCGACGGCATCTCCCGCGAGCGCGAGACCCTGCGCGCCATCCGGGGCGAGGCCGACCTCGTGATCGACACCTCGCAGCTCAACGTGCACCAGCTCAAGGCCAAGGTGATCGGCTTCTTCGGCGACGCCGAGGAGGCCCGGCCGCGCGCCAACGTGGTCTCCTTCGGCTACAAGCACGGCCTGCCGGTCGACGCCGACCTCGTGCTGGACTGCCGGTTCCTGCCCAACCCGCACTGGGTCCCCGAGCTCCGGGCCATGAACGGCCGCGACGCCCCCGTTCGCGAGTACGTGCTGGCCCAGACCGGTGCCAAGGAGATGCTCGACTCCTACGCCGAGGTGCTGCGGCTGGTCATCTCCGGTTACCAGCGCGAGGGCAAGCACTACATGACCCTGGCGATCGGCTGCACCGGCGGCAAGCACCGCAGTGTGGCCATGGCCGAGCAGTTCGGCGAGCGCCTGCGCGAGCAGGGGGTCGAGGTCCACGTGGTGCACCGCGACGTCGGGCGGGAGTGACCCGGCGGCCGGGTGTGGGGTCCGGGTCGGGCCGCCGGGCTCGGGTCGGGGTCGGGTGGGGCCGTTCGGGTTCCGGACCGGGGCCGGCCCGGGTTGGGGCCTCCGGGGTTCGGGTTGGGCCGGTTCGGGCCGGAGCCGCGACCGGGGCCGGGGGCTGCGGGTGTTGCCGGGTTCCGTCCCGCTGCCCCCCGCCCGTCCCGCCGTCCGGCTCCCCGGGCCGCGTGGCCGCGGCGGCCCGTGGCGCCGGGCGCACCCGGTGGCCGGGTTGCGCGGCAGCGCCGCCGCGACGCGCCGGAGCGGGCGCGTGTCCCGCCCCGCGGCGGTGCGCCCGGAGCGAACGGGGATCGGCACCCTGACCGCCGCGATTCGGGGTGCGAAAGCCGCGAAGCAGGACGAGTACCGATCAGGTACGCCCTAGCATTGGCTGAATCCGCGGTGGCCGCCGCGCGTCATGGACGCGGCGGTCGGCCGATCGCCGCTGCGGTCGGTCCACGATGATCGGGACACGAGGTACGCAGACTCACATGTCAGACAACAGCCCCGGCAGCGACGACGGGAGACGCGGGACCAGCGCCGCGCCGTCGATGGATCCGGGCAGACACGACCCCGCCGAGCCCACCCCGCCTCGGGTGGTCGCCCTCGGCGGCGGACACGGCCTCCACGCGTCGCTCTCGGCGCTGCGGCGGGTCACGACCGACATCACCGCCGTCGTCACCGTCGCCGACGACGGGGGCTCCAGCGGCAGGCTGCGCCGGGAGCTGGGCGTGCTGCCGCCGGGCGACCTGCGCATGGCGCTGGCGGCGCTGTGCGGCGACGACGAGTGGGGCCACACCTGGAGCGAGGTCATCCAGCACCGCTTCCGCTCCGAAGGCGAGCTGCACGGCCACGCGGTGGGCAACCTGCTCATCGTGGCGCTGTGGGAGCTGCTGGGCGACTCCGTGGCCGGGCTCGACTGGGTGGGCCAGCTCCTGGGCGCCCACGGGCGGGTGCTGCCGATGTCCTCGGTGCCGCTGGACATCGTGGCCGAGGTGGAGGGCGTCGACCCCGCCCGCCCTTACGACCTGACCACGGTGCGCGGCCAGGTCGCCTGCGCCAGCACCCGGGGGCGGGTGCGCTCGATCTCGCTGGTCCCCGAGGAGCCGCCCGCCTCGCCGCAGGCGGTGAAGGCGGTCCGCGAGGCCGACTGGGTGGTCTTCGGCCCGGGGTCGTGGTTCACCAGCGTGCTGCCCCACCTGCTGGTGCCCGATCTCGCCCGCGCCCTGGTGGAGACCAAGGCGCGCCGGTTGGTCACCCTCAACCTCTCCCCGCAGAAGGGCGAGACGGACAACTTCCGGCCGGAGACCTACCTTGAGGTCCTGGCCGAGCACGCGCCGCACCTGGGCATCGACGTGGTCCTGGCCGACAGCGGGGTCGTCGGCGACACCAGCCGGGTGGGCGAGGTCGCCAAGGAGATGGGCGGCCGGCTCGTCGTGCAGGACGTGGCAGCCGGCGACGGCTCGCCGCGTCACGACCCGGACCTGCTGGCGGCGGCTTTCGATGAGGTCTTCCGGGGCTAGCCAGGGGCTGGGCGGGGCTGAGGAGGCCTGTCGGGGCCGGGCGGGGTGCGGTGGGCGTGGCCGGGCGGCCCGGCTGGACGGCGCGGCTGGGTGCGGGCGGCGGTTCCCGACCGGCGGGTACGGGTTCGGAGGAGCGCGAAGCACCTGGTCACGGGATGATCACCGGTCCGGAGCAACCCGGTCACCGGTCTCCGGACGCCGGGTTAGCGAGCGGGCACCGGGGCATCGGCACTGTATGAGCAAGCACCGCATCGACCTGCGGCGGGTGCGCGACCACCTGGACGAGGCCCCGCCGCCCGGCCGGGTCTTCCTGGTGGACCGCCTCTGGCCGCGCGGGGTCAGCAAGGAGGCCCTGCACTTCGATGACTGGGCCAAGGACGCCGCCCCCAGCAGCGACCTGCGCCGCTGGTTCCACGCCGACCCCGAGCGGTGGCCCCGGTTCCAGCGGCGCTACCGCGCCGAACTGGAGGACAACCCCGAGGCGCTGCGCCCCCTCCGGGAGGCCATGGCCGAGGGACCGGTGACCCTGCTCTACGCCGCCCACGACACCGA encodes:
- a CDS encoding gluconeogenesis factor YvcK family protein yields the protein MDPGRHDPAEPTPPRVVALGGGHGLHASLSALRRVTTDITAVVTVADDGGSSGRLRRELGVLPPGDLRMALAALCGDDEWGHTWSEVIQHRFRSEGELHGHAVGNLLIVALWELLGDSVAGLDWVGQLLGAHGRVLPMSSVPLDIVAEVEGVDPARPYDLTTVRGQVACASTRGRVRSISLVPEEPPASPQAVKAVREADWVVFGPGSWFTSVLPHLLVPDLARALVETKARRLVTLNLSPQKGETDNFRPETYLEVLAEHAPHLGIDVVLADSGVVGDTSRVGEVAKEMGGRLVVQDVAAGDGSPRHDPDLLAAAFDEVFRG
- the uvrC gene encoding excinuclease ABC subunit UvrC codes for the protein MAAQSHLRPRPGSIPTSPGVYRFRDSHGRVIYVGKAKNLRARLSSYFQDFAGLHPRTQSMVSTAADVDWTVVGTEVEALQLEYSWIKEYDPRFNVKYRDDKSYPYLAVTMDEEFPRVQVMRGAKRKGVRYFGPYGHAWAIRETVDLLLRVFPVRTCSAGVFRSARNSGRPCLLGYIGKCAAPCVGRVDPEEHRHLAEDFCSFMAGDTSRFIRRLEQSMREAAAEQEYERAARIRDDIQALRTALEKQAVVLGDSTDCDVIAIAEDQLEAAAQVFYVRGGRIRGQRGWVVDKVEDVTTGELVERFLAQTYGSGDTSGAPAPRGGSPEGGDTAAIPREVLVSAPPADRDAVVAWLTERRGAAVDLRVPQRGDKKALLETVAKNAEQALARHKTQRAGDLTTRSRALSEIQDALGLDEAPLRIECFDISNLMGEHVVASMVVFEDGLARKSEYRRFSIRGAAGGVGGDSARRSEQNDVAAMHEVIKRRFSRYLEESSRTGELDRMGAELGADAGSGGSAPGDTAPGGAGPAAPGAPDPARPGEGPAAGAEAAGGAPARPAAEAPAKFAYPPNLVVVDGGRPQVQAARRALDELGIDDIAVCGLAKRLEEVWLPDDEDPVILPRTGEGLYLLQRVRDEAHRFAITYHRQKRAKALTGSALDDVPGLGPARRTALLKHFGSVKRLAAATEEEIAQVPGIGKTTAGVIHARLSGEEGNHDRGGVGTVERGTADGNGQHHGG
- a CDS encoding DUF488 family protein, N3 subclade, giving the protein MSKHRIDLRRVRDHLDEAPPPGRVFLVDRLWPRGVSKEALHFDDWAKDAAPSSDLRRWFHADPERWPRFQRRYRAELEDNPEALRPLREAMAEGPVTLLYAAHDTDRNHAMVLRDYLLETAGETGKSGKTGEQGNGKQEQGKGRGDKGAERSGAAKKGPEKKSGDNKSADRRSADRKSSAK
- the rapZ gene encoding RNase adapter RapZ gives rise to the protein MGDDQTPAGDLSGELPPEIVIVTGMSGAGRSTAARALEDLDWFVVDNLPPGLLPTMIDLAGRTQGAVPRVAAVVDVRSMAFTEDLLSTVEELRRRGIAARVVFLEAGDDTLVRRFESVRRPHPLQGDGRLTDGISRERETLRAIRGEADLVIDTSQLNVHQLKAKVIGFFGDAEEARPRANVVSFGYKHGLPVDADLVLDCRFLPNPHWVPELRAMNGRDAPVREYVLAQTGAKEMLDSYAEVLRLVISGYQREGKHYMTLAIGCTGGKHRSVAMAEQFGERLREQGVEVHVVHRDVGRE
- a CDS encoding mechanosensitive ion channel family protein — its product is MDVAQWIGLGVAVLVSVLVVTVAHWLLTHQLSKVSPLAGPLVRHCRYSAYAAAAVIGVNVALPTRREMEDRSLFPVIDHAMTILLIATLTWFALGIAYAITDTVLDRLAVKNADDDHRSRRLQTQVRLLRRVAATVIGILAVAAILFTFPAVQGLGAGLLASAGLLSVVAGIAAQSTLGNVFAGLQLAFSDALRLNDIVVFQGEWGRVEELSLTTVTLRMWDERRLVVPVSHFTTNPFENWTKQGASITGWVMLQVDWAVPIDKIREEVGEYVSHHPLWDGRRWSLQATDILEGGLVQLRAVVTTADSDARWDLCCDLREHLITYINENFPEALPRRRTEFIMPGDEELPFAAVYTESAYRSRTGRDGHRAGSPGPDGALAVKGSSGSETDTRPAEDGSDGE